Proteins encoded by one window of Candidatus Sumerlaea chitinivorans:
- a CDS encoding Nitrogen regulatory protein P-II, whose amino-acid sequence MKLIVAIIKPFKLTDVKEALAELGPIRMTVSEVKGFGRQKGHTELYRGSEYRVDFLPKVRIEIACDDDMAEEIITTIENAARTNTIGDGKIFKIPLEEVVRIRTGERGKDAL is encoded by the coding sequence ATGAAACTAATCGTAGCAATCATCAAACCATTCAAGCTTACCGATGTGAAAGAGGCGTTGGCAGAGTTGGGGCCAATACGCATGACGGTGAGCGAGGTCAAGGGGTTCGGTCGCCAAAAAGGGCATACTGAACTTTACCGCGGAAGCGAATACCGTGTGGACTTTTTGCCCAAGGTCCGTATCGAGATTGCGTGCGATGACGACATGGCTGAGGAAATCATTACAACAATTGAAAACGCTGCGCGGACAAACACGATCGGTGATGGGAAAATCTTCAAGATCCCTCTGGAAGAAGTCGTCCGAATTCGAACAGGTGAACGCGGAAAGGATGCATTGTAA
- a CDS encoding Methylthioribose-1-phosphate isomerase codes for MFSAIAEILLRPPIQTRISIWRYAHDHVKELDMNQPTIWAKDGRVFILDQTRLPLEKVEQELVTVEEMWDAIRRLRVRGAPAIGIAAAFGVWLAVRELRGASKEETANEILRACDYLATARPTAVNLFHALNRIKALMSDSEIPTGDALRERVYEEAQRMIEEDNEVCLALGRHGASLLKSGDRVLTHCNAGGLATARYGTALAAVYYAVHHEGKHIEVFADETRPLLQGARLTAWELMENGIPVTLICDNMAATVMQRGWVDAVIVGTDRTVRNGDVANKIGTYGLALLARAHGIPFYVSAPTSSIDISLEDGTQIPIEERPAEEITTIGSHRVAPLGVRVFNPAFDVTPNHLVTAIITERGIVRPPYRETIPALFGEAATPS; via the coding sequence ATGTTTTCTGCTATCGCGGAAATTCTCTTGCGCCCCCCAATCCAAACAAGGATTTCGATTTGGCGTTACGCGCACGACCACGTCAAGGAGCTGGATATGAATCAACCTACAATCTGGGCCAAGGACGGAAGAGTCTTCATCTTGGATCAGACTCGTCTCCCGCTCGAGAAAGTAGAACAAGAACTCGTGACTGTCGAAGAAATGTGGGATGCTATCCGTCGTCTCCGAGTCCGTGGAGCCCCAGCCATTGGCATTGCCGCGGCATTTGGAGTATGGCTTGCCGTGCGCGAACTCCGGGGGGCGAGCAAAGAAGAAACTGCGAATGAGATTTTGCGTGCATGCGACTATCTGGCAACAGCCCGTCCGACAGCAGTGAATCTTTTCCATGCTCTGAATCGCATTAAGGCCTTAATGTCGGATTCAGAAATCCCAACGGGCGATGCTTTGAGGGAACGCGTTTATGAAGAAGCCCAACGAATGATCGAAGAAGACAATGAAGTATGCCTGGCGTTGGGGCGCCATGGGGCCTCGCTTTTGAAATCGGGTGATCGGGTGCTGACGCACTGCAACGCGGGTGGGCTCGCGACAGCCCGTTACGGAACGGCTCTCGCCGCAGTGTACTACGCGGTACACCACGAAGGGAAGCACATTGAAGTCTTTGCCGACGAAACCCGGCCACTCCTTCAGGGGGCGCGGTTAACCGCGTGGGAACTCATGGAAAATGGTATTCCAGTAACGCTGATCTGTGACAACATGGCCGCAACGGTCATGCAGCGTGGCTGGGTAGATGCAGTGATCGTCGGAACAGACCGCACAGTTCGGAATGGAGATGTTGCGAACAAGATAGGAACGTATGGCCTTGCGCTCCTTGCCCGAGCCCACGGCATTCCGTTTTACGTTTCCGCACCTACTTCTTCAATCGACATCTCTCTTGAGGACGGCACGCAAATTCCGATTGAGGAGCGCCCAGCTGAGGAAATTACGACGATCGGTTCTCACCGTGTCGCCCCGTTAGGAGTTCGTGTATTCAATCCTGCGTTTGACGTAACGCCGAATCACCTCGTGACGGCTATTATTACGGAACGTGGAATTGTTCGCCCTCCGTATCGCGAAACGATCCCCGCGCTTTTCGGTGAGGCGGCGACGCCGTCCTGA
- a CDS encoding Translation elongation factor P, whose protein sequence is MQCRLRNLKSGNSYEVRFSSTEPVERANLEHHDMEFLYKDDNLYHFMNTETFEQVALNEEALGDHAKYMTDGLRVQISFFEGQPIAVELPPTIELEVVETEPEVKGATASNSPKPAKLSNGVTVMVPPFIRVGDRIRINPNEDKYLERVK, encoded by the coding sequence GTGCAGTGCCGGCTGCGCAACCTAAAAAGTGGGAACTCGTATGAAGTCCGCTTTAGCTCAACCGAACCTGTCGAACGCGCAAACCTCGAGCACCACGATATGGAGTTTCTCTATAAGGACGACAACCTGTATCATTTCATGAACACGGAAACGTTCGAGCAGGTTGCGCTGAATGAAGAGGCTCTTGGGGACCATGCCAAATACATGACAGACGGCCTTCGCGTCCAGATCAGCTTTTTTGAAGGGCAGCCGATTGCAGTGGAGCTCCCACCGACCATTGAACTGGAGGTTGTCGAAACCGAACCAGAGGTGAAGGGGGCCACTGCGAGCAATTCCCCCAAACCAGCGAAGCTTTCGAATGGTGTAACGGTGATGGTTCCGCCGTTCATTCGCGTGGGAGACCGAATCCGGATCAATCCAAACGAAGACAAGTATCTTGAGCGGGTGAAATAG
- a CDS encoding Phosphoribosylformylglycinamidine synthase, glutamine amidotransferase subunit, whose amino-acid sequence MKAAVVCFPGSNCEMDTVRAIRAVCECDPVLVWHKDRIPKDCDLVVLPGGFSYGDYLRVGAIARISPVMQSVIEFARAGGLILGICNGFQILVEAGLLPGALIRNRKLRFICKWVHLRVERKDTPFTSQCPDVIRIPIAHATGNYYASSSDLAEIEAKKLVVFRYSSCRGEVAPTFNPNGSVNNIAGIVSEQGNVLGMMPHPERAISAELGGADGVFIWRSLVESLAARR is encoded by the coding sequence GTGAAGGCGGCCGTGGTATGCTTCCCCGGATCGAATTGCGAGATGGACACAGTGCGCGCTATTCGTGCCGTGTGTGAGTGTGATCCTGTTTTGGTTTGGCACAAAGACCGAATTCCGAAAGACTGCGACCTCGTTGTATTGCCGGGGGGATTCTCTTACGGAGATTACCTTCGAGTTGGAGCTATTGCTCGAATCTCTCCCGTCATGCAAAGCGTGATTGAATTTGCACGGGCCGGCGGGCTCATCTTGGGGATTTGTAATGGTTTCCAGATTCTTGTAGAAGCTGGACTTTTGCCGGGAGCTCTCATTCGAAACCGGAAGCTCCGATTTATTTGCAAATGGGTGCATCTGCGGGTGGAACGCAAGGACACTCCGTTTACCTCGCAATGTCCCGACGTAATACGGATTCCAATCGCGCACGCCACCGGGAACTACTACGCCTCGAGTTCGGACCTCGCTGAAATCGAAGCCAAGAAGTTGGTGGTTTTTCGTTATAGCTCGTGCCGGGGCGAGGTGGCCCCCACCTTCAACCCAAATGGGTCTGTGAACAACATTGCTGGGATCGTTTCTGAACAGGGAAATGTCCTTGGGATGATGCCCCATCCTGAGCGAGCGATCTCCGCGGAGCTGGGCGGAGCGGATGGCGTTTTCATTTGGAGGTCACTCGTAGAGTCGCTGGCTGCACGGCGATAA
- a CDS encoding Phosphoribosylformylglycinamidine synthase, PurS subunit, which translates to MIRAHIIVKPKAEVMDPQGQAVREALENLGFENVGEVRVGRFLSVDLLTNDVPLAHATVEQMCQKLLANPVVEDYEIRLETREEVAP; encoded by the coding sequence ATGATCCGGGCTCATATCATCGTCAAGCCGAAGGCGGAAGTGATGGATCCGCAGGGACAGGCAGTACGCGAAGCACTTGAGAATTTGGGATTTGAGAACGTCGGAGAGGTCCGCGTGGGTCGGTTCCTGAGCGTGGATTTATTGACCAATGATGTCCCGTTGGCACACGCAACGGTTGAGCAAATGTGCCAGAAACTTCTCGCGAATCCGGTCGTTGAAGATTACGAGATTCGCCTCGAAACTCGTGAGGAGGTTGCTCCGTAA
- a CDS encoding Phosphoribosylaminoimidazole-succinocarboxamide synthase — protein sequence MILYSSDLSLPLLRRGKVRDVYEADGSLLIVATDRLSAFDVVFDQPIPQKGKVLTQLSAYWFERTRHIVGNHMLSALPERVGNVELTDDQLWGRCMLCRKATPLPVECIVRGYLEGSAWRDYEQTRTVSGIRLPEGLRRREKLPVPIFTPTTKAETGHDLPISFEQVVELVGHETAEFIRLKSLELYQFVHDELLGKGILISDTKFEFGRVEDTILLIDEVFTPDSSRFWDAESYLSGKDSPSLDKQFVRDYVESIGWNKQPPAPTLPEHVVQETSKRYLQIFQKITGKSLEETLGERG from the coding sequence ATGATTCTGTATTCCAGTGATTTGAGTCTACCCCTTCTCCGTCGGGGGAAAGTGCGTGACGTTTACGAAGCGGATGGGTCTTTACTGATTGTTGCGACCGATCGCCTGAGTGCCTTTGACGTCGTATTTGATCAACCGATCCCTCAGAAAGGCAAGGTATTGACGCAACTTAGCGCTTACTGGTTTGAGCGCACCCGCCACATTGTGGGAAACCACATGCTCAGTGCCCTGCCCGAGCGTGTGGGTAACGTCGAACTCACGGACGATCAACTTTGGGGCCGCTGTATGCTCTGCAGGAAAGCCACTCCCTTGCCAGTGGAATGCATTGTCCGCGGCTATCTTGAAGGAAGCGCATGGCGCGATTACGAGCAGACTCGGACAGTCTCTGGAATTCGGCTCCCCGAGGGACTACGTCGGCGCGAAAAACTTCCTGTACCAATCTTCACACCCACAACGAAAGCCGAGACTGGCCACGACCTCCCCATCTCTTTTGAGCAGGTGGTCGAATTGGTTGGCCACGAAACCGCTGAATTCATTCGTCTAAAAAGTCTCGAGCTCTACCAGTTCGTTCACGATGAATTGCTCGGCAAAGGCATCCTGATCAGTGACACCAAGTTTGAATTCGGCAGGGTTGAGGATACGATTCTGTTGATCGATGAAGTGTTCACACCCGACTCCTCACGTTTCTGGGACGCTGAAAGCTACCTCAGCGGGAAGGATTCGCCAAGTTTAGACAAGCAGTTTGTTCGCGACTATGTCGAGTCCATTGGGTGGAATAAGCAACCACCTGCACCGACTCTACCAGAGCATGTGGTGCAGGAAACATCGAAGCGCTACCTCCAGATTTTTCAGAAAATTACAGGAAAATCTCTCGAAGAGACGTTAGGGGAGCGGGGATGA
- a CDS encoding Inositol-1-monophosphatase codes for MSEITDVLIKALEAGGEVLMRHYAALDSIETKGSAKNLVTIADKQSEEAIKDVIWSHFPSHSILGEETGAQALRGSSDFRWIIDPLDGTTNYAHTMPLFAVSIGVEFKGEVVAGGVFNPYYKELFLAERGSGAALNGTPIRPSRNATLSQCLVVTGFPYDTPEVLQRCLSEIGKVLSHVHGVLRLGAAALDLCYVACGRLDVFWQRNLYPWDTAAGWLIVEEAGGKVTDFTGGQFSPFGNEVLATNGLVHEEFIQSFGNALR; via the coding sequence ATGAGTGAAATCACTGACGTCCTGATCAAAGCGTTGGAGGCAGGGGGCGAGGTTTTGATGCGCCATTATGCTGCCCTCGATTCGATTGAAACAAAAGGGTCTGCCAAGAATCTTGTGACCATTGCCGACAAACAGAGCGAAGAAGCAATCAAAGACGTTATCTGGTCACACTTTCCCAGTCACAGCATTCTTGGTGAGGAAACAGGCGCGCAGGCATTGCGGGGGAGTTCCGACTTCCGGTGGATCATTGACCCTCTGGACGGTACGACAAATTACGCGCATACCATGCCGCTTTTTGCCGTTTCCATTGGCGTTGAATTTAAGGGCGAAGTTGTAGCCGGTGGCGTCTTCAACCCCTACTACAAGGAACTGTTTCTCGCAGAGCGGGGCAGTGGGGCCGCTCTCAATGGAACTCCAATTCGCCCCTCCCGGAATGCGACTCTGTCGCAGTGTCTTGTAGTAACAGGATTTCCTTATGACACGCCCGAAGTGCTTCAGCGATGTTTATCGGAAATCGGGAAAGTATTGAGCCATGTTCACGGGGTACTGCGACTGGGAGCGGCGGCGTTAGATCTATGCTACGTGGCGTGCGGTCGGTTGGACGTCTTCTGGCAGCGAAACCTTTATCCGTGGGACACTGCAGCTGGCTGGCTGATTGTAGAAGAGGCGGGTGGGAAAGTCACGGATTTTACCGGAGGCCAATTCTCACCATTTGGCAACGAGGTGCTTGCCACGAATGGACTCGTTCACGAAGAATTTATTCAGAGCTTTGGAAACGCTTTACGTTAG
- a CDS encoding Twin-arginine translocation protein TatC, protein MIKPGRAQTFTEHLEELRVRIIICVVFFIFAFVLSFAVAPKVLGWLIKPLTRVTPSGPTPVLTLAVSSDGALRLSPQNGAVSASLRELESLAANQKELSGFELRLPSGQTLRFGGGRHQTNLFFLSPLEPFMLLLKGALLVSALIAIPMAIYQLWLFIAPGLLPRERQVVKPVLVASLFLFPMGAIFAYFLSHVMLRVLLGFSDYIPGLEPNIVASKYLGFMLTLMLAFGLVFEFPLVLLLFARLGLINASFLVERRKFAILLVAIAAAAITPTPDPLNMLLVMTPLIILYEVSIWVIRAVERASDKSLVSAKSS, encoded by the coding sequence ATGATCAAACCCGGACGCGCCCAGACTTTTACGGAGCACCTTGAGGAGCTCCGCGTTCGGATTATCATTTGTGTCGTTTTCTTCATATTTGCCTTTGTTTTGTCCTTTGCTGTCGCCCCCAAGGTTTTGGGGTGGCTTATCAAACCTCTAACACGCGTTACGCCCTCAGGTCCGACGCCTGTTCTGACTCTTGCTGTGAGTTCAGATGGGGCTCTCCGACTTTCGCCGCAGAATGGAGCCGTAAGCGCGTCCTTGCGAGAATTAGAGTCGTTGGCCGCAAACCAGAAAGAGCTCTCCGGCTTCGAGCTGCGTTTACCAAGTGGCCAAACCTTACGTTTCGGAGGAGGACGCCATCAGACGAATTTGTTCTTTCTGTCCCCCCTTGAGCCGTTTATGCTCTTGCTGAAAGGGGCTCTCTTGGTCAGCGCGCTCATTGCTATTCCGATGGCAATCTATCAACTGTGGCTGTTCATTGCCCCGGGGTTGCTGCCGCGCGAACGACAAGTGGTTAAACCAGTCTTAGTGGCCTCGTTGTTTCTTTTTCCGATGGGGGCAATCTTTGCGTATTTTCTCTCTCACGTGATGCTGCGAGTCCTTCTCGGCTTCAGCGATTATATCCCGGGCTTGGAACCCAACATTGTCGCCTCCAAGTATCTTGGATTCATGCTGACATTGATGCTTGCGTTTGGCCTGGTGTTTGAGTTTCCCCTTGTACTGCTGCTGTTTGCCCGCCTTGGGCTCATCAACGCGTCTTTTCTCGTCGAACGTCGCAAATTCGCGATTTTACTCGTTGCCATTGCTGCTGCCGCGATCACTCCCACCCCAGACCCTCTCAACATGCTTCTGGTGATGACTCCTCTGATCATTCTCTACGAGGTATCCATCTGGGTGATCCGTGCGGTTGAACGGGCCAGCGACAAATCGCTCGTGTCTGCAAAATCAAGTTGA
- a CDS encoding response regulator: MESTENKNSERILIADGDPLSRRVLANYLGRFYHVDVAENASQALDLVERSYEDYSVVLVTNELPPSGLQCIARVRKDNPHLKIAFLTGSDYDSEFPLLRRYDIFTVLVRSVPFDYDELLITIENMISPHKAMGLRRYLKLQNQCHERVIRSLADKQAMMEEALSFFRRYRPHDTDVSQIRLAFEELINNAFYHAFKRTTGEEKYEMGAFTELERGEQVVVEFGWDKNFLGCSVTDNQGTLDVDTVMRKLERQITREGLLDERGRGLYLTRTLSDKMVINIHPRVATQVILLFAHKGHAKVKPLFINALG; the protein is encoded by the coding sequence ATGGAAAGCACAGAGAATAAGAACTCAGAGCGCATTCTGATCGCAGATGGCGATCCGCTTTCCCGTCGCGTGCTTGCCAACTATCTTGGCAGATTCTACCATGTAGACGTTGCAGAGAATGCCAGCCAAGCGTTAGATCTGGTCGAGAGGTCCTATGAAGACTACTCGGTCGTGTTGGTGACCAATGAGCTTCCCCCTTCCGGACTTCAATGCATCGCGCGGGTTCGAAAGGACAATCCGCACCTAAAGATTGCATTCCTGACTGGTTCCGACTACGACTCCGAGTTTCCCCTTTTGCGTCGCTACGACATCTTCACCGTTCTCGTGCGTTCGGTGCCATTTGATTATGACGAACTTCTCATCACCATCGAAAACATGATCTCTCCCCACAAAGCGATGGGGTTGCGCCGCTACTTAAAACTGCAAAACCAGTGCCACGAGAGAGTCATACGCTCGTTGGCCGATAAGCAGGCGATGATGGAAGAGGCTCTGAGTTTCTTTCGCAGGTACCGTCCGCATGATACGGACGTCAGCCAAATCCGTCTCGCTTTTGAAGAATTGATCAATAACGCCTTTTACCATGCATTCAAACGCACCACCGGCGAAGAGAAGTATGAAATGGGTGCGTTTACTGAGTTGGAGCGTGGAGAGCAGGTGGTTGTGGAGTTCGGATGGGACAAAAATTTTCTCGGTTGCTCCGTCACAGATAACCAAGGGACGCTTGATGTGGACACGGTTATGCGCAAGCTCGAGCGTCAGATCACTCGCGAGGGGCTCCTCGATGAGCGAGGACGGGGCCTCTATCTCACCCGCACACTGTCGGACAAGATGGTGATCAACATCCACCCACGAGTTGCGACTCAGGTGATTCTCCTCTTTGCCCACAAAGGCCATGCTAAAGTGAAGCCACTCTTTATCAATGCGTTGGGCTAA
- a CDS encoding multi-sensor signal transduction histidine kinase has translation MPSISLAIELGFFNTTTDGCKEQKENFGCEAQICGGELEEFMSEEPNLEVGSPERCVLVVDDEKRMADSVASLLRTCGYQADTAYGGREAIQKLAEKDYPVVITDVRMHDVDGFEVIRSIGDNPRIAVIVITAHASTESAIEAVHHKVFDYITKPFDFQELREAVDRAYAHVNAVRFREDMISMITHDIKIPLSSIIGYSSLIFDRTTGELNPRAREFVQTINANSLKILALIDNFLTSCKIEAGHLSIYPRQVNLNFILEDLSCVLQAEIERKKLNVTVELDPDLPPVMGDENMLFRAISNIFANACKYTPVGGQITARTMRVGAPASPLQRDSACVQISNSGPGISPDELPKVFDKYRRSRAHGTIEGSGLGLYVTRYVIEAHRGKVEVTSRQNELTTFTVYLPLETAGEPIQEASGNR, from the coding sequence TTGCCCTCTATTTCCCTTGCCATCGAGTTAGGCTTTTTCAATACGACTACAGACGGATGCAAGGAACAAAAAGAAAACTTCGGGTGTGAAGCGCAGATTTGCGGTGGGGAACTTGAGGAATTCATGAGCGAGGAGCCAAATCTGGAAGTCGGTAGCCCGGAGCGCTGTGTGCTCGTAGTGGACGATGAGAAGCGAATGGCTGACAGCGTGGCTTCTCTCCTACGGACATGTGGCTATCAGGCTGATACGGCTTATGGCGGTCGAGAGGCAATTCAGAAGTTAGCGGAAAAGGACTATCCGGTCGTCATTACCGACGTGCGAATGCACGATGTCGACGGATTTGAAGTCATTCGGTCCATCGGTGATAACCCGCGAATTGCAGTGATTGTCATTACTGCCCACGCCTCCACCGAATCTGCAATCGAGGCGGTCCACCACAAGGTTTTCGACTATATCACGAAACCCTTCGATTTTCAGGAACTAAGGGAAGCTGTCGATCGGGCCTACGCACACGTGAATGCTGTGCGTTTTCGTGAGGACATGATCTCAATGATCACCCATGATATCAAAATCCCTTTGTCCTCCATCATCGGTTACAGTTCACTGATTTTCGACCGAACGACAGGCGAGCTCAATCCTCGTGCGCGGGAGTTTGTGCAGACGATCAATGCTAACAGCCTGAAGATTCTCGCCCTGATTGATAATTTCCTCACTTCATGTAAAATCGAAGCTGGACACCTAAGCATTTACCCGAGGCAGGTGAATCTCAATTTCATTCTTGAAGACCTATCCTGTGTTCTTCAAGCCGAGATTGAGCGAAAGAAGCTCAATGTGACGGTGGAGCTGGATCCAGATTTGCCCCCTGTGATGGGCGACGAGAACATGTTGTTTCGCGCAATCAGTAATATTTTCGCGAACGCATGCAAATACACCCCCGTCGGTGGGCAAATCACAGCTCGCACAATGCGAGTCGGTGCTCCTGCGTCCCCACTTCAGCGAGATTCAGCCTGCGTGCAAATCTCGAACAGTGGCCCAGGCATTTCACCCGATGAGCTGCCAAAGGTTTTTGATAAATATCGCCGAAGTCGTGCGCATGGGACGATCGAGGGCAGTGGGCTCGGCCTGTACGTCACGCGCTATGTGATCGAGGCTCACCGTGGCAAAGTGGAAGTGACAAGCCGACAAAATGAATTGACAACCTTCACCGTGTACTTGCCTTTGGAGACTGCAGGAGAGCCTATACAAGAAGCTTCAGGAAACCGATGA
- a CDS encoding Molybdenum cofactor biosynthesis protein MoaC, translating to MVDVSGKSPTHREAVAEGILRLPEPVSEAIRTGALPKGDFYATARIAGILAAKQTSTLIPLSHPLPLEHVQVEVWFDQKQKICARAKVVTDAKTGVEMEALTAVTVALLTVYDMLKALGKGMELGPIRLQSKTGGKSGEYAVPSLFEEDNSSS from the coding sequence ATGGTGGACGTTTCTGGGAAATCACCCACCCACCGAGAGGCCGTGGCGGAGGGAATTCTCCGGTTGCCCGAGCCCGTCAGCGAAGCGATTCGAACTGGAGCTCTTCCTAAAGGGGACTTTTATGCCACCGCGCGAATCGCCGGAATTCTTGCGGCCAAACAGACATCTACCCTAATCCCTCTATCTCACCCACTTCCGCTTGAGCACGTCCAAGTTGAGGTGTGGTTTGATCAAAAACAAAAAATTTGTGCTCGCGCGAAAGTCGTGACGGACGCAAAAACTGGCGTGGAAATGGAGGCGCTTACGGCAGTGACCGTGGCTCTCCTTACCGTCTACGATATGCTGAAGGCTCTCGGAAAAGGCATGGAACTTGGACCAATTCGCCTACAGTCGAAGACCGGGGGGAAGTCGGGCGAGTATGCGGTGCCCAGCCTGTTTGAAGAGGATAACTCCTCAAGCTAA
- a CDS encoding NAD-dependent glyceraldehyde-3-phosphate dehydrogenase translates to MATKVAINGFGRIGRAVLRAAINNPDIEIVAINDLFDAKTNAHLLKYDSVHGRFQGTVEVTGEGDLKVNGKTIKVFAMKDPAELPWKDLGVDVVIESTGVFTSKEKAGKHLQAGAKKVIISAPAEDPDITVVLGVNDDKLTADHNIISNASCTTNCLAPVVKVMQEKFGVKRGLMTTIHSYTNDQRVLDLAHKDPRRARAAALNMLPTKTGAAKAIGLVIPELKGKLDGLAVRVPTPNVSLVDVVLEVEKPTTKEEVNAALKEKADKGNFAGILKYTDEPVASIDFNGDSASSIVDSLETKVIDGTLVKILAWYDNEWGYANRCVELAVKLGKQFLNK, encoded by the coding sequence ATGGCAACCAAGGTTGCAATTAACGGTTTTGGCCGAATCGGCCGGGCAGTGCTGCGTGCAGCAATTAATAATCCGGACATCGAGATCGTTGCCATTAACGATCTTTTCGATGCGAAGACCAATGCCCATCTCCTCAAATACGATTCGGTTCATGGTCGGTTCCAAGGAACCGTTGAGGTCACCGGCGAAGGCGATCTCAAAGTGAACGGCAAGACTATCAAAGTCTTCGCTATGAAGGACCCGGCAGAGCTCCCATGGAAAGATTTGGGAGTGGACGTAGTGATTGAGTCGACGGGAGTATTCACTTCCAAAGAGAAGGCCGGGAAGCACCTTCAGGCTGGCGCTAAGAAGGTCATCATTTCCGCCCCGGCTGAAGACCCAGACATCACTGTCGTCTTGGGTGTGAATGACGATAAGTTGACGGCTGACCATAACATCATCTCGAACGCTTCCTGCACAACGAATTGCTTGGCCCCCGTCGTAAAGGTGATGCAGGAGAAGTTTGGGGTGAAGCGTGGTCTGATGACGACCATTCACTCCTACACCAACGACCAGCGAGTTCTCGACCTTGCCCACAAGGATCCCCGCCGGGCGCGAGCGGCGGCGCTCAACATGCTTCCTACAAAGACCGGTGCGGCGAAGGCAATCGGGCTGGTGATCCCTGAGCTGAAGGGAAAACTCGATGGTCTCGCAGTGCGTGTCCCAACCCCCAATGTCTCGTTGGTTGATGTCGTGCTGGAAGTTGAGAAGCCCACGACTAAGGAAGAAGTGAATGCTGCCCTCAAAGAAAAGGCGGATAAGGGCAATTTCGCGGGAATTCTCAAGTACACGGATGAGCCGGTTGCATCGATTGACTTTAACGGCGACAGCGCCAGTTCGATTGTCGATTCGCTTGAGACCAAGGTCATTGATGGCACTCTTGTGAAAATCCTCGCTTGGTACGACAACGAGTGGGGATATGCCAATCGCTGCGTCGAACTTGCCGTCAAACTGGGCAAGCAGTTCCTGAACAAGTAA
- a CDS encoding Triosephosphate isomerase: MARKPIIAGNWKMHKTRKEAADLANALAAALGTITSVEVVLCPPFTSLEAVAAAIRNTNIKLGAQNCHWADQGAFTGEVSLPMLKEAGCEYVIIGHSERRQYFAETDATINQKAAACYRHGITPIICVGETLEEREANRTAEVITTQVQGCLKGLPADKVAQSVIAYEPVWAIGTGKTATKEQAQEVHALIRKLVADMFSAEVAEAIRIQYGGSVKPQNIRELMQQPDVDGALVGGASLEADSFAAIVKFD; the protein is encoded by the coding sequence ATGGCACGAAAACCGATCATTGCGGGAAACTGGAAGATGCATAAGACTCGCAAGGAAGCAGCTGACCTTGCGAATGCTTTGGCAGCGGCATTAGGGACCATCACTTCTGTTGAGGTAGTGCTGTGTCCCCCATTTACCTCTCTGGAGGCCGTTGCAGCGGCAATTCGTAACACAAATATCAAGTTGGGTGCCCAGAACTGTCATTGGGCCGATCAGGGCGCTTTTACTGGCGAGGTCTCGCTCCCGATGCTGAAGGAAGCGGGCTGTGAATACGTGATCATCGGCCACTCGGAGCGACGCCAATACTTTGCCGAGACTGACGCAACGATTAATCAGAAAGCCGCTGCATGCTATCGGCACGGCATCACTCCCATCATCTGCGTAGGTGAAACGCTCGAAGAGCGCGAAGCGAACCGGACAGCAGAAGTAATCACCACTCAGGTGCAAGGGTGTTTGAAAGGACTCCCCGCCGACAAGGTTGCCCAAAGTGTGATCGCCTACGAACCAGTTTGGGCTATTGGCACCGGGAAGACAGCAACGAAAGAACAGGCGCAGGAGGTACATGCCCTGATCCGCAAGCTTGTCGCTGACATGTTCTCTGCGGAAGTTGCTGAGGCCATTCGGATCCAATACGGCGGAAGCGTCAAGCCCCAGAATATTCGCGAACTTATGCAACAGCCTGACGTTGATGGGGCTTTGGTGGGAGGTGCAAGCCTCGAGGCAGACTCCTTCGCAGCGATTGTCAAGTTTGACTGA